The DNA window CACAATCCACTTACCAATAGTGTGGAAGATGCTGCCAACTTTATAAACAGTGCCATGCCAGGAATTGAGGGCTTTGTTTGCTTGTGTGGCCACATCATgctagaaaacacacacacacacacacacacacacacacacacacacacacacacacacacaaatcactGTGAGATCATAAAACAAACTAGATTCAGAAGATCAAATCCAAAAAGGTTTATGGGAGTAGATTTTCTTACTAGTTCAGGCCAGTCAGGAGCATCTATGCCGATGTAGCCGTATGGATACATTAAGAGCTGCATGTAAGAGTGGAGAGTGATAAAGGATTTGAAGTTGCCGTGTTTCATGATGAAACCTGCTATGTTTTTCACTTCAATCTCAGATTGAGCAAATGGGCCGTGGTAGTCTTCAGCACAGGGGTCATTGCTTGCTCCAGGACCTGGAGAAAATGTAGACACATTTAATAAGACAAAATCATTCAGATCTATTGCAacaagagaaaacaacaacaTGAACGTACCACCGAATACAGCATCCCAGTTTCTGTTGAGGTCAACACCAAGGCAGTTGGGGATAGAGGTCAAACACCGACTCTTAGACCAGAAACGGTGAAGCGGCTGAGGTAATGTTAATTAGAAATATATGCAATTATAAAAGATGCTTCTAAAGATTTATTTGTGCTTTACACAAACCAGTGAATGGCAGCTTACACTGAAAGTGCGGTGAGTGAAGACATATCCATCAGGATTGGCCACAATCATCAAGTAAATATCCATTTGACTGAGGATACCAGGCACAGGAGCACGGTTTTCCTTAAAGTCTGTCACAATCTACAgaaatttcagtttcagttttgaaTGTTAAAAAGATTGGTTTTATAACTTTGTTttgtacttcttttttttttaattcacctCAGAGGAACTattttttcttctttcagattTAGCTGAACTTGACTTGTTAGTCTCTACTTGTTTTGTTAGCACATTGGCCCAATGTTCTAAAACACTAAACAGtcaagttttgtttattttgaagTCAAGTTAAGACATACGAATGCTAAATGGAGCTCATGTGCAATGGCAAGTACAAAACTACAAAAACTAAATGTTCTGGTAGACTATAACAAACAGACTCAAATGTATAATTCTTCAACAATTTCTCTCTCACCTGGTCAGCAAGCCACACTGCAGTAGCATGAGAAATCCACTCCCTTGCATGGATTCCGGCATCAATCCAGATTGCAGGTCTTTTTACTCCACCAGTGCTAAACTGGACAcattaaaatataacaaatcaGATAGTGGTATGTTGATATCATATTAGCCTGAGTTTATAATCATATGATTTGTTTACCTTCAAGACATACATGGGACGGTTCTCATAAGTGGTGCCAAGCTTCACTTTAGTGATCAGTTTGGACTGATTTGCAAGGGtgtccataaaactataaatctGAAAGGAGAAATGAAGGTTATAAACACAGGTGTGAATGGCTTTTTGCAAAAGTCAGTCCACATACTTACAGTCTCCAGGTCATGATAAGCAGCTAAGTTGAAGCTCTTGGTCTTGCGTTCCATTTCTGCATTGCGAACCatctcttctctctctctgacCAAAAGTTCCTGAGAAACAGAAGAAAAATGTGTATTACTGAAAAATCATAACTAGTGGAATTTATAAGATTTATAGGATTTGTATACATAACTCACCTGCACATTGTTGATCATGACAGTGAAAGAGATGTTGTTTTCCTTAAGGAAGTTCTTGATAGCGTACAGTCTGGCACGAGGCACACGGATGTCAACAGGTCGTTCAATAGAGTCGGCATTGCTCCAGAAATCCAGCTGTAGGATCACATAATATATATTCCAGAATCTGAGAGATTTCCATGTCATGTACATGCGATCAAATGAAAGTAAAAGCATGCCAGCAGGGATTTAACAAATACCCCAGAATCCACATTTCTTTCCAGCTCCTTCAAAATCTGAATGTGGTCTTTAGATTCTGCATGGATTCTGAGAACTTGGTCTCTATTAAAAAACAATTAGGTATTTTGAACAAGAAGCATGGCTAAAATGGTAATAAGTCATAAAAGAGCAAAAACGTATCCGAACTTACCCATTAAAGAGCCCCTCGCAGTGAACTGTGGCCAGGAGCGCAAAAACTGCTAGATATTGTCTCATGTTCTCCGGCTCCGGGAATGATTT is part of the Garra rufa chromosome 25, GarRuf1.0, whole genome shotgun sequence genome and encodes:
- the LOC141301253 gene encoding carboxypeptidase A2-like — protein: MRQYLAVFALLATVHCEGLFNGDQVLRIHAESKDHIQILKELERNVDSGLDFWSNADSIERPVDIRVPRARLYAIKNFLKENNISFTVMINNVQELLVREREEMVRNAEMERKTKSFNLAAYHDLETIYSFMDTLANQSKLITKVKLGTTYENRPMYVLKFSTGGVKRPAIWIDAGIHAREWISHATAVWLADQIVTDFKENRAPVPGILSQMDIYLMIVANPDGYVFTHRTFSPLHRFWSKSRCLTSIPNCLGVDLNRNWDAVFGGPGASNDPCAEDYHGPFAQSEIEVKNIAGFIMKHGNFKSFITLHSYMQLLMYPYGYIGIDAPDWPELHDVATQANKALNSWHGTVYKVGSIFHTIEQASGTSVDWAYLRGIKYSFAFELRDTGKYGFLLPADQIVSTARETWFALRYIMQYVCDHPY